A genomic window from Canis aureus isolate CA01 chromosome 2, VMU_Caureus_v.1.0, whole genome shotgun sequence includes:
- the GCNT4 gene encoding beta-1,3-galactosyl-O-glycosyl-glycoprotein beta-1,6-N-acetylglucosaminyltransferase 4, with translation MKTFKCCFKYPAQQKVFILFVTLWLFSLLKLLNVRSLLFPQRGIYLVEAFLSTSPFVRNRYTNVKNEVQYEVNCSGIYEQAPLEIGKSLEIRRKDIIDLDDEDVVAITSDCDVYQSLRGYHQKPVSREEKSFPIAYSLVVHKDAIMVERLLHAIYNQHNIYCIHYDHKSPDTFKFAMNNLAKCFSNVFIASKLETVQYAHISRLQADLNCLSDLLKSSVQWKYVINLCGQDFPLKSNFELVSELKKLNGANMLETVKPPNSKVERFTYHHELRQVPYEYVKLPIRTNISKEAPPHNIEIFVGSAYFVLSRAFVKYIFNNSLVKDFFVWSKDTYSPDEHFWATLIRVPGIPGEISRSAQDVSDLQSKTRLVKWNYHEGLLYPRCTGSHLRSVCIFGAAELRWLINEGHWFANKFDSKVDPILIKCLAEKLEEQQRQWITWSSKKLFMAKNPMIAS, from the coding sequence ATGAAGACATTCAAATGTTGTTTTAAATACCCAGCACAGCAGAaagtttttatcttatttgtaactctgtggctgTTCTCCTTGCTGAAGCTTCTAAATGTGAGAAGCCTCCTCTTCCCTCAGAGAGGCATTTACTTGGTTGAAGCCTTCCTGAGTACCTCGCCTTTTGTAAGGAACAGATACACCAATGTGAAGAATGAAGTCCAGTATGAAGTTAACTGTTCAGGTATCTATGAACAGGCACCTTTGGAAATTGGCAAGAGTCTGGAAATAAGAAGGAAAGACATCATTGACTTGGATGATGAGGATGTTGTGGCAATAACGAGTGATTGTGACGTTTATCAATCCCTAAGAGGGTACCATCAAAAGCCTGTTTCAAGGGAAGAGAAGAGCTTCCCAATAGCCTATTCTTTGGTTGTTCATAAAGACGCCATTATGGTTGAAAGGCTACTCCATGCTATATACAACCAGCACAATATCTACTGCATCCATTATGACCACAAGTCACCTGATACCTTCAAATTTGCCATGAACAATTTAGCTAAGTGCTTCTCCAATGTTTTCATTGCCTCCAAATTAGAGACAGTGCAATATGCACACATTTCCAGACTCCAAGCTGATTTGAATTGCTTATCTGACCTCCTCAAGTCCTCAGTTCAGTGGAAATATGTTATCAATCTGTGTGGGCAAGATTTTCCTTTGAAGTCAAACTTTGAATTAGTGTCAGAGTTGAAGAAACTCAATGGAGCAAATATGTTAGAAACAGTGAAACCCCCTAACAGTAAAGTGGAAAGATTCACTTATCACCATGAACTCAGACAAGTGCCTTATGAATATGTGAAGCTACCGATAAGGACAAACATCTCCAAGGAAGCCCCCCCTCATAACATTGAGATATTCGTTGGCagtgcttattttgttttaagtcgagcatttgttaaatatattttcaacaaCTCCCTGGTTAAAGACTTTTTTGTCTGGTCTAAAGATACATACTCGCCTGATGAACATTTTTGGGCTACCTTAATTCGAGTACCAGGAATACCTGGGGAGATTTCTAGGTCAGCCCAGGATGTGTCTGACTTACAGAGTAAGACCCGCCTTGTCAAGTGGAATTATCATGAAGGCCTTTTGTACCCCCGATGTACTGGCTCCCACCTTCGAAGTGTGTGTATCTTTGGAGCAGCAGAATTAAGGTGGCTTATAAATGAAGGACATTGGTTTGCTAATAAATTTGACTCTAAGGTGGACCCCATCTTGATTAAATGCTTGGCAGAAAAGCTTGAAGAGCAACAGAGACAATGGATTACCTGGTCTTCAAAAAAGTTATTTATGGCTAAAAATCCCATGATCGCATCATGA